One Anaerobacillus alkaliphilus DNA window includes the following coding sequences:
- a CDS encoding cell division protein FtsA: MESSPIFGLDIGTRSVVGLLLKDSDDGYEIIDIEIQEHDERSMVDGQIHNVMAVTKVITTIKEKLEQKHGPLRKVCVAAAGRSLKTKRAKVEVDITKKPMFERKDILHLELSAVQKAQYEIALEQEDHHSINYYCVGYSVLSYQLDGEEIGSLVDQSGYVASAEVIATFLPKVVVESLLAALTRSGLELEALTLEPIAAINVLIPPSMRRLNVALVDIGAGTSDIAITDLGTVTAYGMVPVAGDEITEAISDQFLLDFPEAELVKRQLTTHEEVIITDILGFETSYSREDIIQPISGAIENLAHSITSEILNLNKKPPKAVMLVGGGSMTPNLAKEIAKSLQLPENRVAIRGIDAIKSLSIPPSIPAGPELVTPIGIAIAAKESPVEYVSVRVNEQTIRLFDIKQLTVGDGLIAAGVELSKLYGKPGMAIMVTVNGRLISIPGEHGQPPILERNGEACNLDTPLKEGDAIFVQAGAHGKSAVATVGDVLEALPSSTVTINGKSYQVAAKIIKNGNTTTLEDAIKDRDVIDMKHSYTIEEILPTLHLYDLSQSLKPFVVFLNKKKISILLEDLITKNGVKAHPNTWVQNGDVINIKGIEKHPLTVETLLTHQEIPALHEITVFFNGQQVKITKPLVEVNRQGQTLELHSQILPSDQITVTVKAKDPFIFQDVFRFVEFNLSAQESKTLSILRNENNASFSTPIHTGDQLEIKWTEKKS; this comes from the coding sequence ATGGAATCATCACCAATTTTCGGACTAGACATTGGAACACGTTCAGTTGTTGGTTTGCTTTTAAAAGATAGTGACGATGGTTACGAGATCATTGATATCGAGATCCAAGAACATGATGAGCGTTCAATGGTTGACGGTCAAATACATAATGTGATGGCTGTAACAAAAGTCATTACTACCATCAAAGAAAAACTTGAACAAAAACATGGGCCACTCCGAAAGGTTTGCGTAGCTGCTGCTGGGCGGTCATTGAAAACCAAACGTGCAAAAGTCGAAGTAGATATTACAAAAAAGCCAATGTTTGAACGAAAAGATATCTTACACCTTGAACTGAGTGCCGTACAAAAAGCACAATATGAAATTGCATTAGAACAAGAAGATCATCACAGTATCAACTACTACTGTGTTGGTTATTCAGTGCTATCTTACCAACTTGATGGTGAAGAAATTGGTAGTCTTGTAGATCAAAGCGGGTATGTTGCATCTGCTGAAGTTATTGCAACTTTCTTACCTAAAGTCGTTGTCGAGTCTTTACTTGCTGCACTTACCCGTTCTGGTTTAGAATTAGAAGCTTTGACACTAGAGCCAATTGCAGCTATTAACGTTTTAATTCCTCCTTCGATGCGTCGGCTAAATGTAGCGCTAGTGGATATTGGAGCAGGGACATCGGATATTGCGATTACCGATTTAGGAACAGTAACTGCCTACGGCATGGTACCCGTTGCAGGTGATGAGATTACTGAGGCCATTAGTGATCAATTTTTACTCGATTTTCCTGAGGCTGAGTTAGTTAAAAGACAGTTAACTACACACGAAGAAGTTATTATAACTGATATTTTAGGGTTCGAGACCAGTTATTCAAGAGAAGATATTATTCAACCTATCTCCGGTGCCATTGAAAATCTAGCTCATAGTATTACATCTGAGATACTAAACTTAAATAAGAAACCACCTAAAGCAGTTATGTTAGTTGGTGGCGGTTCAATGACACCAAATTTAGCGAAAGAAATTGCTAAATCACTTCAACTACCTGAGAATAGGGTAGCAATAAGGGGTATTGATGCAATAAAATCTTTATCTATTCCCCCTTCAATTCCTGCTGGTCCAGAACTAGTCACACCAATTGGAATAGCAATTGCAGCTAAAGAAAGTCCAGTTGAATACGTTAGTGTAAGAGTAAATGAACAGACAATCCGACTGTTTGATATCAAACAGTTAACAGTGGGTGATGGACTAATAGCTGCTGGAGTAGAGTTATCGAAGTTATATGGAAAGCCAGGGATGGCAATTATGGTAACTGTAAATGGTCGGCTCATTTCTATTCCCGGAGAACATGGACAACCTCCTATACTTGAAAGAAATGGTGAGGCTTGTAACTTAGATACACCACTTAAAGAAGGTGATGCTATTTTTGTCCAAGCTGGTGCTCATGGTAAAAGTGCCGTTGCTACAGTAGGCGATGTTTTAGAAGCTCTTCCTTCTTCCACTGTTACTATTAACGGTAAGAGCTATCAAGTAGCTGCAAAAATAATAAAGAATGGGAACACCACAACTTTAGAAGATGCAATTAAAGATCGTGATGTTATTGATATGAAGCATTCTTATACAATTGAGGAGATCCTCCCTACACTTCACCTTTACGACCTTAGTCAAAGCCTTAAACCATTTGTGGTTTTTCTTAACAAAAAGAAAATTTCCATATTGCTTGAGGATCTCATTACAAAAAATGGAGTCAAAGCACATCCAAATACATGGGTACAAAATGGAGATGTCATAAATATTAAAGGGATTGAGAAACATCCTCTAACCGTAGAGACTCTTCTTACCCATCAAGAAATTCCGGCTTTACATGAGATCACCGTGTTCTTTAATGGTCAGCAAGTAAAAATAACAAAACCATTAGTCGAGGTAAACCGTCAAGGACAAACGTTAGAATTACATTCACAAATACTTCCTAGTGACCAAATAACTGTCACTGTAAAGGCAAAAGATCCTTTTATCTTTCAAGATGTCTTTCGTTTTGTAGAATTTAATTTATCAGCTCAAGAAAGCAAGACATTATCCATCTTAAGAAACGAAAATAATGCCTCGTTTTCAACCCCTATTCATACAGGAGATCAACTTGAAATTAAATGGACAGAAAAAAAAAGCTAG
- a CDS encoding bifunctional 3-deoxy-7-phosphoheptulonate synthase/chorismate mutase, translating into MGNEQLEELRSKLDEVNLKLLDTINERAKLVQEIGKVKSAQGVNRFDPVRERKMLDLISVNNEGPFETSTLLHLFKQIFKASLELQEDDNRKALLVSRKKHPEDTIVNIKGEAIGDGIQRLIAGPCSVESYEQVASVAKVLKAQGVKILRGGAFKPRTSPYDFQGLGLEGLQILKRVADEYDMAVISEIVDPKDIEAAVEYLDVIQIGARNMQNFELLKAAGSVNKPVLLKRGLAATIEEFINAAEYIISKGNGNIILCERGIRTYEKATRNTLDISAVPILKQETHLPVVVDVTHSTGRRDLLLPTAKAALAIGADAVMTEVHPDPAVALSDSAQQMDFEQFSKFMGGLRESGLYKL; encoded by the coding sequence ATGGGTAATGAACAGTTAGAAGAGCTGAGAAGTAAGTTAGATGAGGTGAACCTTAAGTTATTAGATACAATTAACGAAAGAGCAAAGTTGGTTCAAGAAATTGGTAAAGTTAAAAGTGCCCAAGGTGTTAACCGCTTTGATCCAGTCCGCGAACGCAAGATGTTAGATTTAATTTCAGTAAATAATGAAGGGCCTTTTGAAACGTCTACTTTATTGCATTTATTCAAGCAGATCTTTAAGGCGAGTTTGGAACTTCAAGAAGACGACAATCGTAAAGCGCTTCTAGTATCTAGGAAAAAACATCCTGAAGATACAATTGTAAATATTAAAGGTGAAGCAATTGGTGATGGTATACAACGCTTAATAGCTGGGCCATGCTCTGTTGAGAGTTACGAGCAGGTAGCAAGTGTTGCAAAGGTTCTTAAAGCACAAGGCGTGAAGATATTACGAGGCGGAGCATTCAAGCCAAGAACTTCTCCTTATGATTTCCAAGGACTTGGATTAGAAGGACTACAGATCCTTAAACGTGTAGCGGATGAATACGATATGGCTGTAATTAGCGAGATTGTTGATCCCAAGGATATAGAAGCAGCTGTTGAGTATCTTGATGTCATTCAAATAGGTGCAAGAAATATGCAAAACTTTGAACTACTTAAAGCAGCAGGTTCTGTAAATAAGCCTGTGTTATTAAAGCGTGGGTTAGCAGCAACAATAGAAGAGTTTATTAATGCAGCTGAATATATTATTTCAAAAGGGAACGGAAACATCATTCTTTGCGAACGAGGTATTCGTACTTACGAAAAAGCTACGCGTAATACATTAGATATTTCAGCAGTGCCGATCTTAAAACAGGAAACACATTTACCTGTAGTAGTTGATGTAACGCACTCTACAGGTAGAAGGGATTTACTCCTACCTACTGCTAAGGCTGCTTTAGCAATTGGTGCTGATGCGGTTATGACAGAGGTTCACCCTGACCCAGCAGTAGCTTTATCAGATTCTGCACAGCAAATGGATTTCGAACAATTTAGTAAATTTATGGGTGGTCTTAGAGAATCAGGATTGTATAAGTTATAA
- a CDS encoding DUF948 domain-containing protein, protein MEIILYLSIALVAIAFTVLVIYIARTLTAVQKTLLNVANTMEGLNKQMDGLTRETTELLHKTNQLADDIQEKSKSLNSVFHSVKDLGGSLNGLNQSIRKVSDSVARTTEQQSDNIAQTVQWGNVLIDLYSKWKAKKATEQSKQM, encoded by the coding sequence ATGGAAATTATTTTGTATTTAAGTATTGCTTTAGTAGCAATAGCCTTTACTGTTTTGGTTATTTATATTGCGAGAACCTTAACGGCAGTTCAAAAAACATTACTTAATGTTGCGAATACGATGGAAGGGTTAAATAAACAAATGGACGGGCTTACACGTGAAACGACAGAACTACTTCATAAAACCAATCAATTAGCTGATGATATACAGGAAAAATCTAAATCATTAAATAGTGTTTTTCATTCTGTAAAAGACCTTGGTGGTTCACTAAATGGTTTAAATCAATCGATACGCAAAGTATCTGACTCAGTTGCTAGAACTACCGAGCAACAAAGTGATAATATTGCCCAAACAGTTCAATGGGGAAATGTTTTAATCGACTTATATTCGAAATGGAAAGCTAAAAAAGCGACAGAACAATCAAAACAGATGTAA
- the ytxJ gene encoding bacillithiol system redox-active protein YtxJ — protein MPLQKLSTFEELEQLLSEKDTLLFLKNSTTCPISHEAYRQYEKLANELEETIYFLNVQEARPFSNEIAEKFSVKHESPQVLLFKDNSVTWNASHWDITYKNLKNNYHQ, from the coding sequence ATGCCATTACAAAAGCTGTCTACATTTGAAGAGTTAGAGCAATTGCTTTCTGAAAAAGATACCTTATTATTTTTAAAAAATAGCACGACATGTCCAATTAGCCATGAAGCATATCGTCAGTACGAGAAACTCGCTAATGAATTAGAAGAAACCATTTATTTCCTTAATGTTCAAGAAGCGAGGCCGTTCTCAAATGAGATTGCTGAAAAATTTTCTGTAAAACATGAAAGTCCACAAGTTCTTCTTTTTAAAGATAATAGTGTGACATGGAATGCATCTCATTGGGATATTACTTATAAAAACTTGAAAAACAATTATCATCAATAA
- the murC gene encoding UDP-N-acetylmuramate--L-alanine ligase translates to MTIYHFIGIKGSGMSALAQVLHDMKFKVQGSDVDKTFFTQKPLEAKGIEILPFHRGNIQEGQTLIASPAYSEDHEEISEALQRSMDVHKYPLFLGQFIQNFTSIAVTGSHGKTSTTGLLSHVLGAAKPTSFLIGDGTGKGEVDSEYFVFEACEYRRHFLNYKPDYAIMTNIDFDHPDYFSDVNDVYSAFQEMAMQVKKAIIACGDDEHLQSIQAQVPVVFYGLEDHNDFHGTNIQVTPAGTTFDVFVRNTFYGTFTIPGYGGHNVKNALAVIALCHYEDVPTQIIADQLQTFPGVKRRFSEKFIGDQVIIDDYAHHPTEISATIEATKQKYPLREVVAIFQPHTFTRTKAFLEEFAVSLSKADQVYLCDIFASARENGGALTIEDLRSLIPNAKLIHEDTIDQLKQHHSGVLLFMGAGDIQKFQQAYEGKLP, encoded by the coding sequence ATGACAATCTACCATTTTATTGGAATTAAAGGGTCTGGAATGAGTGCTCTAGCTCAGGTACTACATGACATGAAATTTAAAGTACAAGGTTCAGATGTCGATAAAACTTTTTTTACACAAAAGCCTTTAGAAGCGAAAGGTATTGAAATCCTACCGTTTCACAGAGGAAATATTCAGGAAGGCCAAACATTGATTGCTTCACCTGCTTATAGTGAAGATCATGAAGAAATTTCTGAAGCACTTCAAAGATCAATGGATGTGCATAAATATCCGTTATTTTTGGGTCAGTTTATTCAAAACTTTACTAGTATTGCAGTAACAGGTTCACACGGAAAAACGTCGACAACAGGGCTTTTATCTCATGTCTTAGGTGCAGCAAAGCCTACATCGTTTTTAATTGGTGATGGTACTGGGAAAGGTGAAGTAGACAGTGAGTACTTTGTATTCGAAGCTTGTGAATATCGTCGTCATTTTTTAAATTATAAGCCAGACTATGCGATTATGACGAACATTGATTTTGATCATCCTGATTATTTCTCTGATGTGAATGACGTATATTCTGCTTTTCAAGAAATGGCCATGCAAGTAAAAAAAGCGATCATTGCTTGTGGGGATGATGAACATTTACAAAGTATTCAAGCACAAGTACCTGTAGTTTTTTATGGATTAGAAGATCATAATGATTTCCATGGGACGAATATTCAAGTTACGCCGGCCGGAACAACTTTTGATGTATTTGTTCGCAATACTTTTTATGGCACTTTTACAATACCTGGATATGGTGGGCATAATGTTAAAAATGCGCTAGCAGTTATTGCTTTATGTCATTATGAAGATGTACCTACACAAATCATTGCTGATCAACTTCAAACTTTCCCGGGTGTTAAAAGACGTTTTAGTGAAAAGTTTATTGGCGATCAAGTAATTATTGATGATTATGCACATCATCCAACTGAAATTTCTGCAACAATTGAAGCTACGAAGCAAAAGTATCCGCTTAGAGAAGTTGTCGCCATCTTTCAGCCACATACGTTTACAAGAACAAAAGCTTTCTTAGAGGAGTTTGCAGTTAGTTTAAGTAAGGCTGATCAAGTCTATTTATGTGATATCTTTGCTTCCGCAAGGGAAAATGGAGGAGCGCTAACGATCGAAGATCTACGAAGCCTAATTCCGAATGCAAAGTTAATTCATGAAGATACAATTGACCAACTTAAGCAACACCACTCAGGTGTGTTGTTATTTATGGGTGCCGGTGACATCCAGAAGTTTCAACAAGCGTATGAAGGGAAATTACCATAG
- a CDS encoding YtxH domain-containing protein: MSNDNNMNTKDFVIGALVGGIVGAASALLLAPKSGKELREDLNQQALTAKEKTSGLTQTAIEKSSQYANIAKEKSSTIAKTVSEQSSQLIGRVKELTESVKKDVEELSQSADELTTDFEEAGIEIANTVKKEVAELHDAVVEEEISEEEVIPTRA, translated from the coding sequence ATGAGTAATGATAATAATATGAACACAAAAGATTTCGTTATTGGTGCATTAGTAGGTGGTATTGTGGGAGCTGCTTCTGCTCTACTACTAGCCCCTAAGTCTGGAAAAGAACTAAGAGAAGATTTAAATCAGCAAGCTCTTACAGCAAAAGAGAAAACTTCAGGATTAACACAAACGGCTATAGAAAAGAGTTCGCAATATGCAAATATTGCTAAGGAAAAATCTTCAACCATTGCTAAAACAGTATCTGAGCAATCTTCACAATTAATAGGTCGTGTAAAAGAATTAACAGAGAGCGTAAAAAAAGACGTAGAAGAGTTAAGTCAATCAGCTGATGAGTTAACTACAGATTTTGAAGAGGCTGGAATTGAGATTGCTAACACTGTGAAAAAAGAAGTAGCAGAATTACATGATGCTGTCGTAGAAGAAGAAATTAGTGAAGAGGAAGTTATCCCTACCAGAGCATAA
- a CDS encoding alpha/beta fold hydrolase, with product MFARKTRKMNSDLGIAVLEEVEIGKVKQTILIRGEDIHNPIMLFLHGGPGTAQIGFAPKFQGELEKEFTVVNWDQRGSGLSYSTELKKEDLLIEQFVSDTIELITYLLEKFKQPKLFLVGHSWGTVLGILVSQKSPELLYSYIGIGQVVNMKEGEKISYEYTIRKAQELNKKKAIKQLANYDINDLKTLDIQRKWLTEFGGSYINVSMYNLIYSNMIFAKEYTFRDWMNYMKAGKSSLHALWDQMLEIDFLTTATELQVPVYLLTGKHDYQTPFSLAERYYDKLQCPYKELIWFEKSGHLLNYEETNKFNYVCIEIKKEQCIVV from the coding sequence ATGTTTGCTAGAAAAACACGAAAAATGAATAGTGACTTAGGGATAGCTGTGCTTGAAGAAGTAGAAATTGGAAAAGTTAAGCAAACTATTTTAATTAGAGGCGAAGATATCCATAATCCCATTATGCTTTTTCTACACGGTGGCCCTGGAACAGCACAGATTGGCTTTGCTCCTAAATTTCAAGGTGAACTTGAGAAGGAATTTACGGTAGTCAACTGGGATCAACGTGGATCTGGTTTATCATACTCTACGGAATTAAAGAAAGAAGACCTTTTAATCGAGCAGTTTGTCTCAGATACGATTGAGCTAATTACCTACTTACTGGAAAAATTTAAGCAACCAAAGTTATTTTTAGTTGGACACTCATGGGGGACCGTATTAGGAATACTTGTTTCACAGAAATCACCAGAATTATTATATAGTTATATAGGTATTGGGCAAGTAGTAAATATGAAAGAAGGAGAGAAGATCTCCTATGAATATACAATTAGAAAAGCTCAGGAATTAAACAAAAAGAAGGCCATAAAGCAGCTAGCAAACTATGATATAAATGACTTGAAAACGTTGGATATCCAAAGGAAATGGCTAACAGAATTTGGTGGCTCTTATATTAATGTCAGTATGTATAACCTAATTTATTCTAATATGATTTTTGCAAAGGAATATACATTTCGTGATTGGATGAATTATATGAAGGCTGGTAAATCGTCTTTACATGCACTTTGGGATCAAATGCTTGAAATTGACTTTCTCACAACTGCGACTGAATTACAAGTACCTGTCTATCTATTGACTGGGAAACACGATTATCAAACTCCATTTTCGTTAGCAGAAAGATATTATGATAAATTACAATGTCCTTATAAGGAACTAATTTGGTTTGAGAAATCAGGACATTTGTTAAATTATGAAGAAACGAATAAGTTTAACTATGTTTGTATCGAGATAAAGAAAGAACAGTGTATAGTTGTTTAA
- a CDS encoding aminopeptidase — MRDPRIQILAKNLINYSVRLQKGENVLIENFGLQKELVKALIEEAYKAGGNPFVSLKDHEVDRALLLNANEEQLSSVAEFEANVMKKMDAYIGLRAGDNISELSDVPSDKMALHGKTVGTKVHREIRVPKTKWVVLRYPSASMAQLASMSTEAFENFYFDVCNLDYGKMDKAMNSLVNLMNKTDKVRITGEGTDLTFSIKDIPAIKCAGEMNIPDGEVYTAPVKNSVNGTITYNTPSPYQGFTFENIKLTFKDGKIVEATANDTERLNKIFDTDAGARYIGEFAIGVNPFIQHPMKDILFDEKIDGSFHFTPGQCYDDAFNDNHSSIHWDIVNIQRPEYGGGEMYFDDVLIRKDGRFVIEELQGLNPENLK; from the coding sequence ATGAGAGACCCAAGAATTCAAATCTTAGCAAAAAACTTAATTAATTACTCCGTAAGACTACAAAAAGGAGAAAACGTTTTAATTGAAAATTTCGGTCTTCAAAAAGAACTTGTTAAAGCTTTAATCGAAGAAGCATATAAAGCGGGAGGAAACCCTTTTGTTTCTCTTAAAGATCACGAAGTTGATCGTGCTCTCTTGCTCAATGCAAACGAAGAGCAACTAAGCAGTGTTGCCGAATTTGAAGCAAATGTAATGAAAAAAATGGATGCCTATATTGGCCTACGAGCTGGAGATAATATTAGTGAATTATCCGATGTTCCTTCTGATAAAATGGCACTTCACGGCAAAACAGTAGGGACAAAAGTACATAGAGAAATACGCGTTCCAAAAACAAAGTGGGTTGTTCTTCGTTATCCAAGTGCATCTATGGCACAACTTGCAAGCATGAGTACTGAAGCATTTGAGAACTTCTACTTCGATGTTTGTAATTTAGACTATGGAAAAATGGATAAAGCTATGAATTCATTAGTAAACCTAATGAACAAAACTGATAAGGTTCGGATTACAGGGGAAGGGACGGACTTAACCTTCTCTATTAAAGATATTCCCGCTATTAAATGTGCAGGGGAAATGAACATTCCAGATGGAGAAGTATATACTGCACCTGTTAAGAACTCAGTAAACGGAACAATTACCTATAACACACCTTCACCATATCAAGGTTTCACATTTGAGAATATTAAATTAACATTTAAAGATGGTAAAATAGTCGAAGCAACTGCAAATGATACGGAACGTTTGAACAAGATCTTTGACACCGACGCTGGTGCTCGATATATAGGGGAGTTTGCCATCGGCGTAAACCCATTTATTCAACACCCAATGAAAGACATCTTATTTGATGAGAAAATAGATGGAAGCTTTCACTTCACGCCAGGTCAATGTTACGATGATGCGTTCAACGACAACCATTCCTCCATTCATTGGGATATTGTAAACATTCAACGCCCTGAGTACGGGGGCGGTGAAATGTATTTCGATGATGTGTTAATTCGTAAAGATGGCAGATTTGTGATTGAAGAATTACAAGGGTTAAATCCTGAAAATCTTAAATAA
- the ccpA gene encoding catabolite control protein A: MNTTIYDVAREAGVSMATVSRVVNGNPNVKPTTRKKVLEAIEKLGYRPNAVARGLASKRTTTVGVIIPDISSIFFAELARGIEDIATMYKYNIILCNSDQNKEKEIHLINTLLEKQVDGIVFMGGEITEDHVEEFKRSPVPIVLSATVDAKKEFPSVNINYEQAAYDAVKFLIEKGHKRIGLLTGSLEDPINGYQKFVGYRRAIEEFASPFHEENVVIGDYTYDSGIEAMDKFLEFPERPTAIFAGSDEMALGIIHGAQDRGLHVPEDLEVIGFDNTRLAAMVRPTLTSVVQPMYDIGAVSMRLLTKYMNKEEVTDEVVLLPHRIEFRNSTK, translated from the coding sequence GTGAATACGACAATTTATGATGTAGCAAGAGAAGCAGGGGTTTCAATGGCAACTGTATCCCGTGTAGTGAACGGGAATCCAAATGTAAAACCGACGACAAGAAAAAAGGTCTTAGAAGCAATTGAAAAATTAGGTTACCGCCCTAATGCTGTAGCGCGTGGTTTGGCTAGTAAACGCACAACAACAGTAGGAGTAATTATTCCCGATATCTCAAGTATTTTCTTTGCAGAGCTAGCAAGGGGAATTGAAGATATTGCCACTATGTATAAATACAACATCATTTTATGTAATTCTGATCAAAACAAAGAAAAAGAAATTCACCTTATCAACACGTTATTAGAAAAACAGGTAGATGGGATTGTATTCATGGGTGGAGAGATTACTGAAGACCACGTAGAAGAGTTTAAGCGTTCACCAGTACCGATTGTATTATCAGCAACAGTAGATGCAAAAAAAGAATTTCCGTCTGTAAACATTAACTATGAGCAAGCTGCTTATGATGCAGTGAAATTTTTGATCGAGAAAGGTCACAAGCGAATTGGCTTACTTACAGGTTCCCTTGAAGATCCAATAAATGGATACCAAAAGTTTGTAGGCTATAGAAGGGCGATTGAAGAATTTGCGAGCCCATTCCATGAGGAAAATGTTGTAATTGGAGACTATACGTACGACTCTGGTATTGAAGCAATGGACAAGTTCTTAGAGTTTCCTGAACGCCCGACAGCAATCTTTGCTGGTTCAGATGAAATGGCACTTGGGATTATTCACGGTGCACAAGATCGTGGGTTACATGTACCAGAAGATTTAGAGGTTATTGGCTTTGACAATACGAGATTAGCTGCCATGGTTAGACCGACGTTAACTTCAGTTGTTCAACCAATGTATGATATAGGTGCAGTTTCTATGCGTTTGTTAACGAAGTACATGAATAAGGAAGAAGTAACAGATGAAGTTGTACTACTTCCACATAGAATTGAATTTAGAAATTCAACCAAATAA
- the motP gene encoding flagellar motor protein MotP: MKRFDMLTPIGIFLGLTMVMFAIYSTSRSFGGVIYFVQLSSIFVVFGGLIAALLINFSMKEIKLVPKVFKEAFNEDRQDLTTLINTFVELSTKARREGLLALETTLEEVEDPFIKKGVLLAVDGIEPEIIKDIMMAEVVAMEERHRKGRAIIEKCGEYAPAWGMIGTLVGLVLMLQNLNDPSTLGPNMAIALLTTLYGSLLANLVFIPMASKLGNKTDEEVFVKQIIVEGVIGVQSGQNPKILEEKLSAFLPETSKNKFEVEGEGAAVDGA; encoded by the coding sequence ATGAAAAGATTTGACATGTTGACACCAATCGGAATATTTTTAGGGTTAACCATGGTTATGTTTGCTATTTATAGTACTAGTAGATCCTTTGGTGGTGTGATTTACTTTGTACAGTTATCCTCTATTTTTGTTGTGTTTGGTGGATTAATAGCAGCTCTCTTAATCAATTTCTCGATGAAAGAGATTAAACTAGTCCCAAAGGTCTTTAAAGAAGCATTTAATGAGGATCGTCAGGACTTAACAACCTTAATAAATACTTTCGTAGAGCTATCTACAAAGGCAAGAAGAGAAGGATTACTTGCACTAGAAACAACACTCGAAGAAGTAGAAGATCCCTTTATCAAAAAAGGTGTTTTACTCGCTGTAGACGGAATTGAACCCGAGATTATTAAAGATATTATGATGGCAGAAGTTGTTGCGATGGAGGAGCGCCACCGTAAGGGCCGAGCAATTATCGAAAAGTGTGGGGAATATGCTCCCGCTTGGGGTATGATTGGAACACTAGTTGGTTTAGTGTTAATGCTTCAAAATTTAAATGACCCATCCACATTAGGACCTAATATGGCAATAGCTTTATTAACAACGCTTTATGGTTCTTTACTTGCAAATCTTGTATTTATACCTATGGCTAGTAAACTTGGAAACAAAACTGATGAAGAGGTTTTTGTCAAGCAAATCATCGTTGAAGGTGTTATTGGCGTTCAATCAGGCCAAAATCCGAAAATATTAGAAGAGAAATTAAGTGCCTTCCTACCTGAAACTAGCAAGAATAAGTTTGAAGTTGAAGGGGAAGGAGCAGCCGTGGATGGAGCGTAG